Proteins encoded together in one Triticum dicoccoides isolate Atlit2015 ecotype Zavitan chromosome 7B, WEW_v2.0, whole genome shotgun sequence window:
- the LOC119339680 gene encoding LOW QUALITY PROTEIN: ricin B-like lectin R40G2 (The sequence of the model RefSeq protein was modified relative to this genomic sequence to represent the inferred CDS: inserted 4 bases in 2 codons), whose translation MSSQGQKTFKILCRTNEDYCITVRWDDDGGIAVVMAPTNPRDQQQHWYKDTRFSSTEDEDWFPAFALVNKATGFAIKHSSGQSEPVSXPPAPPRLSXTCNFLDLCVHHCSHTSHIHVQVTLVPYKYDPEAVDESVLWTESDDVGDGFRCIRMINNIHLNFDALDGVTELQDGTPIVLWEWLEGANQSWMILPWGTDGGLHPALSSECTMRIFCSAGEEYSIAARDGAVCLAPADPNDDLQHWVKDMRHGEDIKDEYEQPAFALVNKATGEAIQHSLEKGHPVRLAAYDPDCPDESVMWTESEDVGDDFHCIRMASNIQLNFDAVHGGEDESVVQDGTTIILFDWVEGDNQRWRIVPWCE comes from the exons ATGTCCAGTCAAGGGCAAAAAACGTTCAAGATCCTGTGCCGCACCAATGAGGACTACTGCATCACCGTCCGCTGGGATGACGACGGGGGCATCGCGGTCGTCATGGCGCCAACAAACCCCCGCGACCAGCAGCAG CACTGGTACAAGGACACGAGGTTCAGCTCTACGGAGGACGAGGACTGGTTCCCGGCGTTCGCGCTCGTCAACAAGGCCACCGGGTTCGCCATCAAGCACTCGTCTGGGCAGTCTGAGCCCGTGAG TCCACCAGCACCACCACGCTTGAG GACCTGTAATTTCTTGGATCTTTGTGTCCATCATTGCTCACATACATCTCACATCCACGTGCAGGTAACTCTGGTGCCGTACAAGTACGACCCAGAGGCGGTGGACGAATCGGTGCTGTGGACGGAGAGCGACGATGTGGGCGACGGCTTCCGCTGCATCCGCATGATCAACAACATCCACCTCAACTTCGACGCGTTGGATGGCGTGACGGAACTCCAGGACGGCACCCCCATCGTGCTGTGGGAGTGGCTCGAGGGGGCGAACCAGTCCTGGATGATCCTGCCGTggggcaccgacggtggcctccaTCCTGCGCTGTCCTCTGAGTGCACCATGCGCATCTTCtgcagcgcaggcgaggagtacagcATCGCCGCAAGGGACGGCGCGGTGTGCCTCGCGCCTGCGGACCCCAACGACGACCTGCAG CACTGGGTGAAGGACATGAGGCACGGTGAAGACATCAAGGATGAGTATGAGCAGCCTGCGTTtgccctggtgaacaaggccaccGGTGAAGCCATCCAGCATTCCCTGGAAAAGGGCCACCCT GTTCGCCTTGCGGCATACGACCCGGACTGCCCGGACGAGTCGGTGATGTGGACGGAGAGCGAGGACGTCGGCGACGACTTCCACTGCATCCGCATGGCGAGCAACATCCAGCTCAACTTCGACGCCGTCCATGGCGGCGAGGACGAGAGCGTGGTGCAGGACGGCACCACCATCATCCTGTTTGACTGGGTTGAGGGAGACAACCAGCGCTGGAGGATCGTTCCCTGGTGTGAGTAA